A genomic window from Tolypothrix sp. PCC 7910 includes:
- a CDS encoding aldo/keto reductase — protein sequence MRYKLLGKSGLRVSELCLGTMTFGEDWGWGASKDESHQIFDTFVEAGGNFIDTANGYTDGSSEKIVGELIAKDRERFVVATKYSFPLQMNENQKNPNGSGNHRKNLVQSLEGSLKRLNTDYIDLFWLHAWDFTTPIEEILRSLDDVVRQGKVLYIGISNAPAWIISQANTIAQYQGWTQFVALQVEYSLIQRTPERDLLPMAKALDLAVTPWSPLGGGVLTGKYNKPAQPGDEQGRLTNAALGSISERNLAIADVVSQVAEEIGQTPSQVALAWLHAQTGVIIPIIGARKLSQFQDNLAALDVTLSPAHLQRLNEVSQIELGYPHEFLQSDLIRDRLFGGTFNTIDNNRL from the coding sequence ATGAGATACAAACTTTTAGGTAAAAGTGGGTTGAGAGTCTCGGAACTTTGCTTAGGCACCATGACTTTTGGTGAAGATTGGGGGTGGGGTGCTTCTAAAGATGAAAGCCATCAGATTTTTGATACCTTTGTAGAAGCAGGAGGAAATTTCATCGACACTGCCAACGGTTACACAGATGGTAGTAGTGAGAAAATTGTTGGTGAGTTAATAGCTAAAGATAGAGAACGTTTTGTAGTTGCAACTAAATACTCGTTTCCGTTGCAGATGAACGAGAATCAGAAAAATCCTAACGGTAGCGGTAATCATCGCAAGAATTTAGTTCAATCTTTAGAAGGGAGTTTGAAGCGGCTCAATACTGACTACATTGATTTATTTTGGTTGCACGCTTGGGATTTTACAACACCGATAGAAGAAATTTTGCGATCGCTCGATGATGTTGTCCGTCAAGGTAAAGTACTCTACATCGGCATCTCTAACGCCCCAGCTTGGATTATCTCCCAAGCCAACACCATCGCCCAATATCAAGGATGGACGCAGTTTGTCGCCTTGCAAGTGGAATATAGCTTAATTCAGCGCACGCCAGAACGAGATTTACTACCAATGGCAAAAGCTTTGGATTTAGCGGTAACACCTTGGTCACCTTTAGGTGGTGGAGTCCTTACAGGGAAGTATAACAAACCCGCCCAACCAGGTGATGAACAAGGACGATTAACCAATGCGGCATTAGGAAGTATTTCTGAACGTAATTTAGCGATCGCAGATGTTGTGAGTCAAGTTGCTGAAGAAATTGGGCAAACGCCATCCCAAGTTGCACTAGCTTGGTTACACGCCCAAACTGGTGTCATTATTCCGATTATTGGCGCACGCAAGCTAAGTCAATTTCAAGATAACTTAGCTGCTTTGGATGTTACCCTCTCACCAGCGCATCTACAACGCCTCAATGAAGTCAGCCAAATTGAACTAGGTTATCCTCACGAATTTTTACAGAGCGATCTGATCCGCGATCGCCTTTTTGGTGGCACATTCAATACAATAGACAACAATCGCCTCTGA
- a CDS encoding thiol-disulfide oxidoreductase DCC family protein: MNYYVVYDGNCNLCVTLVQLLETLDQGKLFRYSPMQDEQTLAQFGITPQDCEQGMILIDANAPAKRWQGSNAAEEIGRLLPLGTVFVDAYRALPGMKWAGDRFYEQIRDHRYTIFGKRDSTYQSSFCVDGSCKTDL, from the coding sequence ATGAATTATTACGTAGTTTACGATGGCAATTGCAATCTCTGCGTTACCTTAGTGCAGTTATTAGAGACATTAGATCAAGGAAAGCTGTTTCGTTACAGTCCCATGCAAGACGAACAAACACTTGCTCAATTTGGCATTACACCCCAAGATTGCGAACAGGGGATGATTTTGATTGATGCTAACGCACCAGCAAAACGTTGGCAAGGAAGTAATGCCGCAGAAGAAATTGGCAGATTATTACCGCTAGGGACTGTATTTGTCGATGCTTATCGCGCATTACCGGGGATGAAGTGGGCTGGCGATCGCTTTTACGAACAAATCCGCGATCATCGTTATACTATCTTTGGGAAACGTGACAGTACCTATCAATCTTCATTTTGTGTAGATGGTAGCTGTAAGACTGACTTGTAA
- a CDS encoding DUF4114 domain-containing protein: protein MIINGTANPDELFGNINDQVFGLEGNDTLDAADGQGGNTLDGGPGNDELYGNTKDTLKGGAGEDSLYAVGIGGLNSLDGGDDNDQLFIVEGNNNTLEGALGDDKLWIIEGSLNVLRGGVGNDTLDASEAASNISGNNTLEGGAGDDVLIGGLASDRLFGGDGNDSLYAGKKGSQFTGGAGNDIFYLTSQGVPDVPVEVFDFTKGEDKIQITAIPEVKSFQDLKIEQILVNGKPGPDTVIRATINGALKDLGILRNVQANTLTADDFDFSVAIFSITNASAVEGNAIAFTVTRSANTQLEQSVTVSTSIKTGDTASETDFKAKTETFTFKAGETQKTFTVETIQDSLVEKDETFSVALSNPSNQAVVSSTQGTAQGTIIDNDSKLLECTADGDVFTIRGESNKARLKVNLTGYNSKSVNELGVFVVDDTQGRINGILPGAAGYAEAALARSKVIFSAIANRPNGFNINSIKSLLEFNSGENLRFYLVKNSTIDSVKNGKTSIADILFSSATTQKITDLGSNSFSLAWQDGSGNSTTSFQDLIVQIQTTNESLSLGTNQQSQSQGECIDLRGVNQQVKASFELHREAKFNNYIGFFKAVDEKGGIDTNGDGKADLLPGQAGYTQAAIGGRVGGIDLTVDNQGSATFSGSFQGGSVFVPFIIVDGKIDAFLDNNANNDPAIYFPFLGANSDNVDHIRLLGNNIFGFEDLSGGGDMDFNDVVVKVNLSIA, encoded by the coding sequence ATGATTATTAACGGTACTGCTAATCCAGATGAGTTATTTGGCAATATTAATGACCAAGTATTTGGCCTTGAAGGAAATGACACATTAGATGCTGCCGATGGACAAGGGGGTAATACCCTTGATGGTGGGCCTGGTAACGATGAACTTTATGGAAACACGAAAGACACTCTCAAAGGTGGTGCTGGCGAAGACAGCTTATATGCTGTTGGTATTGGCGGATTGAATAGCCTGGATGGGGGAGATGACAACGATCAGCTGTTTATCGTTGAGGGCAACAATAATACACTGGAGGGTGCCCTTGGAGACGATAAACTGTGGATTATTGAGGGTAGTCTGAACGTTCTCCGAGGAGGCGTTGGTAATGACACATTAGACGCATCTGAAGCCGCTTCCAATATTTCGGGTAATAATACCCTCGAAGGTGGTGCAGGTGATGATGTCCTAATTGGGGGATTAGCTAGCGATCGCTTATTTGGTGGAGATGGTAATGATTCCCTCTACGCTGGCAAAAAAGGTAGCCAATTTACAGGGGGTGCGGGCAATGATATCTTTTACCTGACTAGTCAAGGTGTTCCCGATGTTCCTGTAGAAGTCTTCGACTTTACCAAGGGTGAAGATAAAATCCAGATTACCGCCATCCCCGAAGTTAAGAGTTTTCAAGACTTAAAAATAGAACAGATTTTAGTAAATGGGAAGCCAGGCCCAGATACAGTCATTAGAGCCACTATTAATGGTGCGTTAAAAGATTTGGGCATTTTAAGAAATGTCCAAGCCAATACTCTGACTGCAGATGACTTCGATTTCTCCGTAGCGATTTTCTCTATTACTAATGCTTCAGCTGTAGAAGGAAATGCGATCGCTTTCACTGTCACTCGTAGCGCCAATACACAACTTGAGCAAAGCGTCACTGTATCTACATCTATAAAGACAGGAGATACAGCCAGTGAAACAGACTTTAAAGCGAAGACCGAAACTTTTACCTTTAAGGCAGGAGAAACCCAGAAAACCTTTACAGTTGAGACAATACAGGACTCCTTGGTAGAAAAGGATGAGACTTTCAGCGTAGCTTTAAGCAATCCCTCCAATCAAGCCGTCGTCAGTTCGACTCAAGGCACAGCTCAAGGAACCATTATCGACAACGATAGTAAATTGTTAGAGTGTACTGCTGATGGTGATGTCTTCACCATCAGAGGAGAGAGTAATAAAGCTAGATTGAAAGTCAATCTCACGGGCTACAATTCTAAATCTGTCAACGAACTGGGAGTATTTGTTGTTGACGACACTCAAGGGAGAATTAACGGCATTTTGCCAGGTGCAGCAGGTTACGCCGAAGCCGCTTTAGCTCGTTCCAAAGTAATTTTCTCTGCGATCGCCAATCGTCCCAACGGCTTTAACATAAACAGCATCAAGAGTTTATTAGAATTTAATTCTGGTGAAAATCTCAGATTCTATTTAGTAAAAAACAGCACCATCGATAGTGTAAAGAATGGTAAAACCTCCATTGCAGATATACTATTTTCTAGTGCTACAACCCAAAAAATTACAGACTTAGGCTCTAATAGTTTTTCTCTTGCTTGGCAAGATGGTTCTGGTAATAGCACTACTAGTTTCCAAGATTTGATTGTTCAAATTCAAACAACAAATGAATCCTTATCTTTAGGGACAAATCAGCAAAGCCAGTCTCAAGGAGAATGTATTGATTTACGCGGTGTAAACCAACAAGTCAAAGCTAGCTTTGAACTGCATCGAGAAGCGAAGTTCAACAACTATATTGGTTTCTTTAAAGCAGTTGATGAAAAAGGTGGTATTGATACCAATGGTGACGGTAAAGCAGATTTGCTACCTGGACAAGCTGGTTATACTCAAGCCGCTATTGGTGGCAGGGTTGGAGGTATTGACTTAACAGTTGATAACCAAGGTAGTGCCACTTTTAGCGGCAGTTTTCAAGGTGGTTCTGTCTTTGTCCCATTTATTATTGTTGATGGCAAAATTGACGCATTTTTAGATAATAATGCCAATAACGATCCAGCAATTTACTTCCCATTCTTGGGTGCTAACTCTGATAACGTTGATCATATTCGCCTATTAGGAAATAACATCTTTGGCTTTGAAGATTTGTCAGGCGGTGGCGATATGGATTTCAACGATGTTGTAGTCAAAGTCAATTTGAGTATCGCTTAA
- a CDS encoding YidH family protein — protein MQLKFNNSESNNNQKVEEKKKPGRLNPSRIRDHLANERTYLAWMRTAIALLGFGVVIVRLRAFQVPLLPHPGTGWKLGLVFSLVGLITVWLSTGHYFAVRRDIEEDTYEPTDRWVILFSLAIMILGSGVIYYVFTAPLSPISPVIPE, from the coding sequence ATGCAATTAAAGTTCAACAATAGCGAATCAAATAATAATCAAAAGGTAGAAGAGAAGAAAAAACCGGGAAGATTAAATCCGTCACGCATACGGGATCACCTGGCTAATGAACGCACCTACCTAGCCTGGATGCGAACTGCGATCGCACTTTTAGGTTTTGGTGTTGTCATCGTCCGTTTACGCGCCTTTCAAGTTCCTTTGCTACCTCATCCAGGAACAGGCTGGAAGTTAGGTTTAGTATTCTCCTTGGTGGGTTTAATTACGGTGTGGCTTTCCACAGGACATTATTTTGCAGTTCGTCGCGATATTGAAGAAGATACTTACGAACCGACAGATCGCTGGGTAATCCTCTTTAGTCTTGCTATTATGATCCTCGGTTCTGGAGTCATCTATTATGTCTTTACTGCACCCTTGAGTCCTATTAGTCCAGTGATACCTGAGTAG
- the eboC gene encoding UbiA-like protein EboC (EboC, a homolog the polyprenyltransferase UbiA, belongs to system of proteins involved in the trafficking of precursor metabolites to an extracytoplasmic compartment so that the biosynthesis of certain natural products, such as scytonemin, can be completed.), whose amino-acid sequence MNIVTSLNLPKWRGYLELMRPANIVTAWADILVGFAASGCGVIFTQLINGEATADGLIPLAWLLLATTGLYGGGIVFNDVYDAELDQQERPSRPIPSGRVSRDNAALLGMILFAIAIFAAAQVCSLSVTIAIFITFAALLYDSLGKHHPFFGPLNMGVCRGGNLLLGVSALPAMVGERWYLALIPVLYIAAITAISQGEVHGGKRITGVIALILIAIVLTAVLSLGFFAEYTVIAALPFAALLAVRVLPNFIQAAREPVPEKIRNAVKVGVLSLIILDATIAAGFTGLAYGLLVLILLPISMSFAKMFAVT is encoded by the coding sequence GTGAATATTGTTACAAGTTTGAATTTACCAAAATGGCGCGGGTATTTAGAGTTGATGCGCCCGGCTAATATTGTGACTGCTTGGGCTGATATTTTAGTTGGTTTTGCGGCCTCTGGTTGTGGGGTAATTTTTACTCAATTAATTAATGGAGAAGCAACGGCTGATGGTTTAATTCCCTTAGCTTGGTTGTTACTGGCTACCACTGGATTATATGGCGGTGGTATCGTTTTTAACGATGTTTATGATGCTGAATTAGATCAGCAAGAACGCCCATCAAGGCCAATTCCTAGCGGTCGAGTGTCTCGCGATAATGCGGCTTTATTGGGGATGATATTATTTGCGATCGCAATTTTTGCAGCTGCTCAAGTCTGTTCGTTGAGTGTCACCATTGCCATTTTCATTACTTTTGCAGCGCTATTGTATGACTCGCTAGGGAAGCATCATCCTTTCTTTGGCCCGTTGAATATGGGTGTGTGCCGTGGTGGTAACTTGTTATTGGGTGTCAGCGCTTTACCTGCTATGGTTGGGGAACGCTGGTATTTAGCGCTCATTCCTGTACTTTACATTGCGGCTATCACCGCAATTAGTCAAGGAGAAGTTCACGGTGGTAAAAGAATTACGGGAGTAATAGCGTTGATTTTAATTGCAATAGTATTGACAGCAGTTTTAAGTTTAGGATTTTTCGCAGAATATACAGTAATTGCAGCGTTACCATTTGCAGCTTTATTAGCAGTGCGAGTATTACCGAATTTTATCCAAGCTGCGCGTGAGCCTGTCCCAGAAAAAATCCGCAATGCTGTGAAAGTTGGTGTGTTGTCTTTAATTATCTTAGATGCAACCATTGCAGCTGGTTTTACTGGTTTAGCTTACGGTTTATTAGTACTAATTTTGCTACCAATTTCTATGTCATTCGCCAAAATGTTTGCTGTTACTTGA
- a CDS encoding alkaline phosphatase family protein: protein MQKTVVLNVVGLTPSLLGEKTPFLSAWAAKGQVVPIMPVLPAVTCSVQATYLTGKLPDEHGIVANGWYFRDDCEIKFWRQSNKLVQSPKIWEIAKSIDPDFTCANLFWWYNMYSAVDYAITPRPMYPADGRKLPDIYTYPADIRGEIQSDLGQFPLFNFWGPNTSIISSQWIANSAKWIEERYSPTLTLIYLPHLDYCLQKFGQDKQQIQKDLQEIDAVCGDLINYYQARNTQVIVLSEYGITPVCKAVDLNRILRKHGLIAVREELGHELLDPGASIAFAVADHQIAHVYVNDPAYIPKVRDLLESTAGVAQVLDEEGKKAYHLNHPRSGELVAIAQSDAWFTYYYWLDDAKAPDFATTVDIHRKPGYDPVELFLDPKLKFPKLKIASKLLQKKLGFRYLMDVIPVDASLVRGSHGCVTNSLSEGPMFITHQTHLMNEDVIPATDVCSLILQHLEI, encoded by the coding sequence ATGCAGAAAACAGTTGTTCTCAATGTTGTCGGCTTAACACCTAGTTTACTAGGAGAAAAAACGCCATTTTTATCTGCTTGGGCTGCTAAAGGTCAAGTAGTACCAATTATGCCAGTATTACCTGCTGTAACTTGCTCTGTTCAAGCTACTTATTTAACAGGAAAATTACCTGATGAACATGGCATTGTTGCTAATGGTTGGTATTTCCGCGATGATTGTGAAATTAAATTTTGGCGACAGTCTAATAAATTAGTACAGTCTCCGAAAATTTGGGAAATTGCTAAATCTATTGACCCCGATTTTACTTGTGCCAACCTTTTTTGGTGGTACAATATGTATTCTGCTGTAGATTATGCGATTACTCCGCGCCCAATGTATCCCGCAGATGGCAGAAAGTTACCTGATATTTATACATATCCTGCCGATATCCGTGGAGAAATTCAATCAGATTTAGGTCAGTTTCCTCTGTTTAATTTTTGGGGGCCAAATACTTCAATTATTTCTAGTCAATGGATTGCTAATTCCGCTAAGTGGATTGAGGAACGCTATAGCCCAACATTAACATTAATATATTTGCCCCATTTAGATTATTGTTTACAAAAATTCGGTCAAGATAAACAGCAAATCCAAAAAGATTTACAAGAAATTGATGCTGTTTGTGGTGATTTAATTAATTATTATCAAGCAAGAAATACTCAAGTAATTGTTCTATCAGAATATGGTATTACGCCAGTATGTAAGGCAGTAGATTTGAACCGTATACTCAGGAAACATGGTTTAATTGCTGTGAGAGAAGAGTTAGGACACGAATTGCTAGATCCAGGTGCTAGCATTGCTTTTGCTGTTGCCGATCATCAGATAGCTCATGTATATGTTAACGATCCGGCGTATATTCCCAAAGTGCGCGATTTGCTGGAGTCAACTGCAGGGGTAGCGCAGGTATTGGATGAAGAAGGGAAAAAAGCTTACCATCTTAATCATCCTCGTTCTGGGGAGTTAGTTGCGATCGCACAATCTGATGCTTGGTTTACCTATTACTACTGGCTGGACGATGCAAAAGCGCCTGATTTCGCAACAACTGTGGATATTCACCGCAAGCCAGGTTACGATCCTGTAGAGCTTTTCCTCGATCCGAAACTGAAATTTCCCAAACTCAAAATTGCTTCTAAGCTGTTGCAGAAAAAATTAGGTTTTCGCTACTTGATGGATGTAATTCCTGTGGATGCTTCTTTAGTACGCGGTTCTCATGGCTGTGTGACAAATTCTCTCAGCGAGGGGCCAATGTTTATCACCCATCAAACTCACCTCATGAATGAAGACGTAATTCCTGCAACAGATGTTTGTTCTTTAATTCTTCAGCATTTGGAAATATAA
- the dps gene encoding DNA starvation/stationary phase protection protein Dps — protein sequence MSDNKIASRLYPTRIDIPAEAREKIVVLLNQTLAASLDLKTQTKQAHWNVKGTDFYQLHELFDEIAGELEEYIDMFAERITALGGYALGTARAAASNSILPEYPFDILDGKDHVTALADRFAPYAKHLRAAINQTDDLGDLDTADLYTEVSRTIDKRLWFLEAHLQVAEIKSENGASTVKGTQQPVGVR from the coding sequence ATGAGCGACAATAAAATTGCTTCTCGTCTTTATCCCACTCGCATTGATATTCCTGCTGAAGCCAGAGAAAAAATCGTGGTACTTCTCAATCAAACTTTGGCAGCATCTTTGGATCTCAAAACCCAAACAAAGCAAGCGCATTGGAACGTTAAAGGAACTGACTTTTATCAGTTGCATGAATTATTTGATGAAATTGCAGGGGAATTAGAAGAATATATTGATATGTTTGCCGAACGTATCACCGCCTTAGGTGGCTACGCCCTTGGTACTGCGCGCGCCGCCGCTAGCAATTCCATTTTGCCAGAATATCCTTTCGATATTTTAGATGGTAAAGACCACGTAACCGCTTTAGCAGACCGCTTTGCACCTTATGCTAAACACCTACGGGCAGCTATTAACCAAACCGATGATTTAGGTGACCTAGATACCGCTGACCTTTACACCGAAGTCTCCCGCACCATTGACAAACGTCTGTGGTTCTTAGAAGCTCACCTACAAGTAGCAGAAATTAAAAGCGAGAATGGCGCATCTACTGTCAAAGGAACTCAACAGCCAGTTGGTGTTAGATAA
- a CDS encoding helix-turn-helix domain-containing protein: protein MPPEKVLTIDFAQKDACLAILPRSPLLSSYDAQWNGIRLEHHRQPGYETPEHYFEQHIILISLDRNGNKVERIFDGKLQAERINYGDVVIIPANTNHLSRWKTEGEFLVISLEPVLFTRAAFDAVDLQGFEIVPHFAAPNPMIQQIGLALQSELASGGLGTRVYIESLTTTLCIHLLKHFSVSTNIVSEDVKERGLSRLKLRQAVTYIQEHLEQDLTLAEIAEVTGMSMYHFSRLFKQSTGYAPHQYVLNCRIERAKKLLTRTEQTIDQICQQVGFQSQSHFTYVFRKSLGTTPKVYREKVRI, encoded by the coding sequence ATGCCGCCAGAAAAGGTTTTAACGATTGATTTTGCTCAAAAAGATGCCTGTTTAGCAATTCTACCGCGATCGCCACTGCTTTCTAGCTACGATGCCCAGTGGAATGGGATTCGCTTGGAACATCATCGACAGCCTGGCTATGAAACGCCAGAACACTATTTTGAACAGCATATTATTCTTATTAGCCTAGACCGAAATGGCAACAAAGTTGAGCGCATATTTGATGGCAAGCTTCAGGCTGAACGGATCAACTATGGTGATGTTGTTATAATTCCAGCAAATACCAATCACTTATCAAGGTGGAAAACGGAAGGGGAATTTTTAGTTATTAGTCTTGAACCTGTTTTATTCACTCGTGCAGCTTTCGATGCTGTAGATTTACAGGGCTTCGAGATTGTACCCCACTTTGCTGCGCCTAATCCGATGATTCAACAGATAGGACTGGCACTGCAATCAGAATTAGCATCAGGTGGATTGGGTACTCGTGTTTATATCGAATCTTTAACAACTACACTCTGTATTCATCTACTTAAGCATTTTTCTGTATCAACTAATATAGTTTCTGAAGATGTCAAAGAAAGAGGACTGTCACGGTTAAAGTTACGACAAGCTGTGACATATATTCAAGAGCATTTGGAGCAAGATTTGACTTTAGCTGAAATTGCTGAAGTTACAGGTATGAGTATGTACCATTTTTCGCGGCTATTTAAACAATCAACAGGGTATGCGCCGCATCAATATGTTTTAAATTGTAGAATTGAAAGGGCTAAAAAGTTATTAACTCGTACTGAACAAACTATAGACCAAATTTGCCAGCAAGTAGGTTTTCAAAGTCAGAGTCATTTTACATACGTCTTTCGTAAATCACTAGGGACAACGCCTAAAGTTTATCGAGAAAAGGTCAGAATATAG
- a CDS encoding pirin family protein: MSQNTKTLLVHDSNSRGHSRINWLDSYHTFSFGSFYNPNQMGFRSLRVINDDTVIGGAGFGTHGHRDMEILTYVLSGALEHKDSLGTGSVILPGDAQIMSAGTGITHSEYNHSKTEPVHFLQIWILPNKQGLSPRYDQKAFSVEEKRGQLRLIAAKDGRDGAVTIHQDVDIYASVLENGDVVNYHVNSDRYAWLHVAQGFATLNGKELKAGDGVQISGEETLEISTNSSGEVLLFDLG; the protein is encoded by the coding sequence ATGTCTCAAAATACTAAAACTCTCCTAGTTCATGACAGCAATTCACGCGGTCATAGTAGAATTAATTGGCTCGACAGCTACCACACATTTTCCTTTGGTAGTTTTTACAATCCAAACCAAATGGGATTTCGCTCTCTGCGAGTGATCAATGATGATACCGTAATTGGTGGCGCTGGGTTTGGTACCCACGGTCATCGAGATATGGAAATCCTTACTTATGTTTTGTCTGGTGCGCTGGAGCATAAAGATAGCTTAGGTACAGGTTCGGTAATTCTTCCCGGTGACGCACAAATTATGAGCGCTGGTACCGGAATCACCCACAGCGAATATAATCATTCCAAAACTGAACCAGTCCACTTTTTGCAAATTTGGATTTTGCCTAACAAGCAAGGACTATCTCCTAGGTATGATCAAAAAGCATTTTCTGTGGAAGAGAAACGGGGACAACTACGCTTGATTGCTGCGAAAGATGGGCGAGATGGCGCTGTAACAATTCACCAAGATGTGGATATATACGCATCTGTGCTAGAAAACGGTGATGTTGTTAATTATCATGTGAACAGCGATCGCTATGCCTGGTTACACGTAGCTCAAGGTTTCGCCACCCTCAATGGTAAGGAACTCAAAGCTGGCGATGGTGTACAAATCAGTGGCGAAGAAACACTCGAAATCAGCACCAATTCCAGTGGAGAAGTTTTACTTTTCGATTTGGGCTAA
- the eboE gene encoding metabolite traffic protein EboE, which produces MKIAANSNFHLTYCSNIHPGESWEEVFANLKKYIPELKSRLSPEAAFGIGLRLADTAAKELLEGENLAQFQAWLTQQDLYVFTLNGFPYGGFHRQVVKDQVYAPDWSNHERVEYTLNLTKILAALLPDGLDGGISTLPLSYKPWWLDKEEKKEIVFKTSCLNIAAVVAEMMRIQQATGKLLHIDLEPEPDGLIENTSEVIEFYQNWLLPIAGNYLAEQLDIEHSLAESKLLDHVRICYDTCHFSVEYEQPESVFTRLAAAGIKIGKMQISAAIQVKIPSEFEQRNLIVERLQPFAESTYLHQVIERRADGTLYHYPDLITALPQLTQSLAEEWRTHFHVPIFIRDYQILQSTQDDIVTILHLLQQNHACQHIEIETYTWDVLPSEMKIDLLTSIQREYEWVLKNFSGN; this is translated from the coding sequence ATGAAAATTGCCGCTAATAGCAACTTTCACCTAACTTATTGCTCAAATATCCATCCTGGTGAAAGTTGGGAAGAAGTTTTCGCCAATTTAAAAAAATATATTCCTGAACTCAAATCTCGTTTATCGCCTGAAGCAGCTTTTGGCATTGGTTTACGGTTAGCAGATACAGCCGCAAAAGAACTTTTAGAAGGTGAAAATTTAGCTCAGTTTCAAGCTTGGCTAACACAACAAGATTTATATGTTTTCACTTTAAATGGTTTTCCTTATGGGGGGTTTCATCGCCAAGTTGTGAAAGACCAAGTTTATGCACCAGATTGGTCAAATCATGAACGAGTAGAATATACATTAAATTTGACAAAAATTTTAGCTGCTCTATTACCTGATGGTTTAGATGGGGGAATTTCTACATTACCTTTATCATATAAACCTTGGTGGTTAGACAAGGAAGAAAAAAAGGAGATAGTTTTCAAGACTAGCTGTTTAAATATTGCAGCAGTTGTTGCCGAAATGATGCGGATTCAGCAAGCTACAGGTAAGTTGTTACATATTGATTTAGAACCTGAACCTGATGGCTTAATTGAAAATACCTCAGAAGTAATTGAATTTTATCAAAATTGGTTATTGCCTATAGCTGGTAATTATTTAGCTGAACAATTAGATATTGAGCATAGTTTAGCGGAAAGTAAATTGCTAGACCATGTAAGAATTTGCTATGATACTTGCCATTTTTCAGTTGAATATGAGCAACCTGAGTCTGTATTTACACGCTTGGCAGCAGCAGGAATTAAAATTGGCAAGATGCAAATTAGTGCAGCAATTCAAGTAAAGATACCATCTGAATTTGAGCAACGTAATTTAATAGTTGAGCGCTTACAACCTTTTGCTGAATCGACTTATTTGCATCAAGTCATAGAACGGCGTGCTGATGGAACGCTATATCATTATCCTGATTTAATTACGGCTTTACCGCAATTAACACAATCTCTAGCTGAAGAATGGCGAACTCACTTTCATGTGCCAATTTTCATTCGTGATTATCAAATCTTGCAGTCTACACAAGATGATATTGTGACAATTTTACATTTGCTGCAGCAAAATCATGCTTGTCAACATATAGAAATTGAGACTTATACATGGGATGTATTGCCATCAGAAATGAAAATAGATTTGCTCACATCTATTCAGCGAGAATATGAGTGGGTATTAAAAAATTTCTCTGGTAATTAA